The following are encoded together in the Tamandua tetradactyla isolate mTamTet1 chromosome 14, mTamTet1.pri, whole genome shotgun sequence genome:
- the LOC143655220 gene encoding ret finger protein-like 4A has protein sequence MAEHFKDASRCLICMAYLEKPVNLKCGYVCCLHCLSSLEKEPNGEDLLCPYCPVVSQKNETRPNYQLRKLVSKVKELEPHLKTILQMNPKILKFQVDMTLDVDTANDFLILSDDLRSVRCGHKKQNRKECAERFRPAICVLGSSRFTSGRHYWEVDVRRSKEWDLGVCKESVPRQGTILRSSDHGFWTVGVRDGKVFSASTKPLTAVWVNARLYQVGIFLDMDIGNLSFCNITDRSHIFTFTKISATEPLRPFFCPSIPSDDDQGSLTICPAMNPCIPCLQHKPK, from the exons ATGGCTGAACACTTTAAAGATGCAAGTAGATGTCTTATCTGTATGGCTTATCTTGAAAAACCAGTAAACTTAAAATGTGGATATGTCTGCTGCCTGCACTGCCTCAGTTCACTGGAGAAGGAGCCAAATGGAGAGGATTTATTGTGTCCCTACTGCCCTGTGGTCTCTCAGAAGAATGAAACCAGGCCCAACTACCAGCTGCGGAAGCTGGTTTCCAAGGTCAAGGAACTGGAACCCCACCTGAAAACCATCCTACAAATGAACCCAAAGATTCTGAAGTTCCAAG TGGACATGACCTTGGATGTTGACACAGCCAATGACTTCTTAATCCTCTCTGATGACCTGAGGAGTGTCCGATGTGGACATAAGAAACAAAATCGTAAAGAGTGTGCTGAGAGATTCAGACCAGCAATTTGTGTTCTGGGCTCCTCTCGGTTCACTTCAGGTCGCCATTACTGGGAAGTGGATGTGAGAAGAAGCAAAGAATGGGATCTGGGTGTCTGCAAAGAATCTGTTCCCCGACAAGGAACCATTCTACGGTCTTCAGATCATGGCTTCTGGACTGTGGGTGtgagagatggaaaagttttctcAGCCAGCACTAAGCCACTGACTGCAGTCTGGGTGAACGCCAGGTTATACCAAGTGGGGATTTTCCTCGATATGGATATTGGAAatctttctttttgtaatattaCTGATAGATCCCATATTTTCACATTCACCAAAATTTCAGCTACAGAGCCACTGCGCCCATtcttttgtccttcaattccAAGCGATGATGATCAAGGCTCCCTGACTATTTGTCCTGCTATGAATCCATGCATTCCATGCCTCCAGCATAAACCCAAATAA